The Mastacembelus armatus chromosome 14, fMasArm1.2, whole genome shotgun sequence genomic interval GGCTTAAGAGTCCAGATTAGATGAGAAGCAGCATTTCTTGTGTTGCATATGTTCCAATATGGTTCACTATGTGGCTTCTGTGTGATCAAATTAGTTCTGAGGTACATATGACAACTACTTTGCATCTCAGAGAACATGGATCATAAATGTTTAAGTTTAgtaattgtttattttcacaacacagcacacatttAACAGCAAAACCCAGGATTTACgctaaatgaagacaaaaaaaaaagtcagtccAGCTGAGTTCAGAATTTCATCAGAATTTCTGAGGGGAAATTTTtgtgaaatgtgacaaatgGCTGTGTAATTTCAATTTAATCATTACAATCTCACACCTCTTACAGAGGAAATGGCCTCCATAGAGCAGTGGACCTGGTGTGTGATGACTATGGTATTGTCAACGCTCCATTCTCAGGCTCTCTGGCAGGTCCAGTGAGTTATAAAGACCCTGCTGGGACTCAGTATGATGGGGTCAAGCTCCTCAATGATGGTAAGGAGGACATGATTTTAATACAGTACTTCAAAGTGAGTGCAGCAATGGAAAGAAATGTCAGAAGATTAttggttatttttaaaaaaaagatagtGTCCACTCTGCTTATTCTTACTTATGATAACTATGATAAATCAACAAGACAAAGCAGCTGTATAAGGCTGCAATGTtcattgtgaagaacaacaGTGTTAGATAAACCATGATGGTGCTAGATGAAAAGGCAGAGGCACCATAAAAATTCCCATGAATGTCTACAACAAATTGCATAGTAATCCATCTGAGACACTTTACTGAAccacaagaaaagaaaaagtcaggGGATCATCAAAGGCAGTAGGGTTTATCTCTGGGATGTATGCATGTCTATAATTTTATAAGGCTGTGTGAATCCATACAGTAGGGCTCTGGTATTTCACTGAAAAGTGGAACGTTTGATCTGCTGGTGGTGCTAGAGAAAAGGCAGGAAATAACCAAAATTATTAAGCGTGATTCTCATTGAACCATGGGTATCTGTATCAATTTACATGGCAGTGCAATGCTTGTGGTATTTCACTTGGGAACAAAGTCTAGAGGTGTAGAGCACccagctgactgactgacattgCCATCCCCAGCaatcttctctgtctttttggaaaatgtgatCTAGAAGCAACGTTGTTTTTTGCtatagaaaataacaaaaacaaaaaagaaagcaggTTTTATTAAACCACTGCAATCTTATACTGCTACTTCAGCAGATTAATGGCTACGACAAAGGCAATGGTGGATGTACTGGGTGGggatgaagagaaagagggatTTCGAGGGATTAGTCAAGGTGCTGGGTCCTTGTTGCCTCTAATACCACCTATCACAGGTGGTTTATGAGTAATGACTCTCACTGTGGGACATcattacagaacaaaacagtgcattagtttttctgtgtgtgtgtgtgtgtgtgtgtgtgtgtgtgtgtgtgtgtgtgtgtgtgtgttgatggaGCTACCCAGAAGAATGCACACATGCCATAGCAACATACAACACATTAGTGTCTGTATGTGCACCTGTATGGgtgagtgtattttttttagagGAACCTGAGTTAAGACACTGGAGTGATGAGTAAACATCATTAGCCCTCACTCTGCCTCTACCCCATTATCAGAAGAACACATGTACTGTCAGCTCCTTTCATCTCCCAGTAAAGCACAGACATGATTAGACATCACAGAGACACATTACCTCACCATGATACCCCCATTAATGCTGAGACACTGATCATTAGAAACTTGTATAGAAGTTAATGATGGTGTTGAGCTTGTTGTAGACTAACCTACTTTTGGATTGTTTGTTTCTAAGTTGGCAACATCCTTGTTTTAGTCTGCAACATGATCAAAGGAAGATGCTAagacagttcttttttttttttttttttttttataagtgaGCAATTAAATGACGATTATCTCCAAATTTTATATTTGCCTAAGAGCATTTTCATCGCCATGGACGTGCTGTGCATTTGTACAAACTGAATACAGCACATCAAGTGGGCTTTCTAACTTTTAAGTAGCTGATCCCCAGGGTGAGGGGAAAGGTAaactcttttcttctctcccatgaacacagtgattttttttttattgatcagTCATTGACTTCTTCACCTGTGGTTTAGAAGTAGCTTTCTCCTCAGATGTTTTTTCAGCTTTactgcacacactcacagtgaTTGGAGTTggagaaatgcaaaaaaaaaaaaaacagaaggtaACAGGGCATTAATGTCCTTGAAACTATATTTTTTGTTTCGGATTAATCCAGTGCACTGTGTGAGGATCTTCAACCTTCGTCCTTACCGTTACATCGGCCCAGTGAATCAAGGAGAAGCCTTAGGATATCTATTGCCACTGCAGGAACGCTTCTCTGGCATCACCTCACATTTGGAGCTGCAAATGTGTGACGGCACAGACCCTTCACCTTTCATATAACTTCTGAATCTTTGCCTTTATGCCCTTTCATATGACCTTTTCTTTAAATCACCTTTGAAATCCTTTTTTGATGACTGGGACACCCTGTGTTAGTTCTACCTTCTCTATGGGATGAAAATGAGCACGGTTACATTTTTATACCACATTTATTATCCGGTCTTTGATGCAACAGACCATTTCTTGCTCTTGTAAAGCctatttcatcatcatcattacaatTAGCCTACTTAATGTCTTTTGTGAAGTTAACTGGAACAGTGTCACATTTCTAATAATTATATCTCTTACATAGCTGTGTTTCTTTCTTATTTAAAAGCTTCCATTTTTCAGCACTGAATCATATAGTTCTTGTGACATAATTGCTTTATATTTGAATGATGTAATCAATTCTGGgtttcatttctgcttttctttaaaaGGGTTTTACTTCCTATAATCCAGCTGTAAATAAATGCAGAATGTGACAAGTTTAAACTGGTAACTTGTTcatcagtcaaaaaaaaaaaaaaaatccc includes:
- the LOC113142590 gene encoding leukocyte cell-derived chemotaxin-2, translating into MGGICQLNRYICQGRYLEDKCSGAKTRQCCMPVGAWSVFCAGHNNNRVRACDVHGCGAFNSKRGNGLHRAVDLVCDDYGIVNAPFSGSLAGPVSYKDPAGTQYDGVKLLNDVHCVRIFNLRPYRYIGPVNQGEALGYLLPLQERFSGITSHLELQMCDGTDPSPFI